In the Elioraea tepida genome, one interval contains:
- the rpoH gene encoding RNA polymerase sigma factor RpoH, which yields MASAFAVPIAPEGNLTRYLQEIRKFPMLTPEEEYALAKRWQETGDLEAAHKLVTSHLRLVAKIAMGYRGYGLPIGELISEGNVGMMQAVKRFDPDRGFRLATYAMWWIRAAIQEYILHSWSLVKMGTTAAQKKLFFNLRRLKGEMQAIEDGDLKPEQVAKIAKDLDVPEQDVIQMNRRLAATDHSLNAPVRVDGEGEWQDWLVDESDNQEVELAEREDMGRRKALLANALRTLNERERHILIERRLKDEPTTLEELSHQYGISRERVRQIEVRAFEKLQRAMKAELAERAAAG from the coding sequence ATGGCGTCGGCCTTCGCCGTTCCAATCGCGCCGGAGGGGAACCTCACCCGGTATCTCCAGGAGATCCGGAAGTTCCCTATGCTCACGCCGGAGGAGGAGTATGCGCTCGCCAAACGCTGGCAGGAGACGGGCGATCTCGAGGCGGCGCACAAGCTCGTCACGAGCCACCTCCGGCTCGTGGCCAAGATCGCGATGGGGTATCGCGGCTACGGCCTGCCGATCGGCGAGCTGATCTCCGAAGGCAATGTCGGGATGATGCAGGCGGTCAAGCGCTTCGACCCCGACCGCGGGTTCCGCCTCGCTACCTACGCGATGTGGTGGATCCGCGCCGCAATCCAGGAATACATCCTGCACTCGTGGTCGCTCGTGAAGATGGGAACCACGGCGGCACAGAAGAAGCTCTTCTTCAACCTGCGTCGGTTGAAGGGCGAGATGCAGGCGATCGAGGACGGCGACCTTAAGCCCGAGCAGGTGGCGAAGATCGCGAAGGATCTCGACGTTCCGGAGCAGGACGTCATCCAGATGAACCGCCGCCTCGCCGCCACCGACCACAGCCTGAACGCGCCCGTGCGCGTCGATGGCGAGGGCGAGTGGCAGGACTGGCTGGTCGACGAGAGCGACAACCAGGAGGTCGAGCTCGCCGAGCGCGAGGACATGGGCAGGCGCAAGGCCCTGCTCGCCAACGCCCTGCGTACGCTGAACGAGCGCGAGCGACACATCCTGATCGAGCGCCGGCTGAAGGACGAGCCGACCACGCTCGAGGAGCTCTCGCACCAGTACGGCATCAGCCGGGAGCGGGTTCGGCAGATCGAGGTGCGCGCCTTCGAGAAGCTGCAGCGCGCGATGAAGGCGGAGCTCGCCGAGCGCGCGGCCGCGGGCTGA
- a CDS encoding adenylosuccinate synthase has protein sequence MPNVAVIGAQWGDEGKGKVVDWLASRADIVVRFQGGHNAGHTLVVGNETYKLSLLPSGVVRGKLGIIGNGVVLDPRALLAEIDRVTAQGLEVGPDNLRIAENVPLILPLHPALDRAREAARGERKLGTTGRGIGPAYEDKVARRAIRLCDLAEPETLSAKLDELLLHHNTLLQGLGSEIFSKEALYAELIDLADRLLPFAEPVWQRLDAARAAGQRILFEGAQAVMLDVDHGTYPFVTSSNTVAATAASGSGIGPAAIGTVLGIAKAYTTRVGSGPFPTELTDETGMLLGDRGREFGTVTGRRRRCGWFDAVLVRQAVKVGGIQGLALTKLDVLDGLAELKVCTGYRLGGETLRHLPAAPGAQAAVTPIYETMEGWSGSTRGARSWAELPAQAIKYVRRIEELVEAPVILLSTSPDRDDTILVKDPFAG, from the coding sequence ATGCCGAATGTCGCGGTGATCGGCGCCCAGTGGGGCGATGAAGGCAAGGGCAAGGTCGTCGACTGGCTGGCGAGTCGGGCCGACATCGTCGTGCGCTTCCAGGGCGGCCACAACGCCGGCCACACGCTCGTCGTCGGCAACGAGACCTACAAGCTGAGCCTCCTGCCCTCCGGCGTCGTCCGCGGCAAGCTCGGGATCATCGGCAATGGCGTTGTGCTCGATCCGAGGGCACTGCTTGCCGAAATCGACCGCGTCACCGCCCAGGGCCTCGAGGTCGGCCCCGACAATCTCAGGATCGCCGAGAACGTGCCGCTGATCCTGCCGCTCCACCCCGCGCTCGACCGCGCGCGCGAGGCGGCACGCGGGGAGCGCAAGCTCGGCACCACGGGGCGCGGAATCGGCCCGGCCTACGAGGACAAGGTGGCGCGGCGAGCGATACGCCTTTGTGACCTCGCCGAGCCGGAGACGCTATCGGCGAAGCTCGATGAGCTCCTGCTCCATCACAATACTTTGCTTCAAGGCCTTGGTTCTGAAATATTCTCTAAGGAGGCGCTTTACGCCGAACTGATCGATCTGGCGGATCGGCTCCTGCCCTTCGCCGAGCCGGTGTGGCAGCGGCTCGATGCCGCCCGCGCCGCCGGGCAGCGGATCCTTTTCGAGGGCGCCCAGGCGGTGATGCTCGACGTCGACCACGGCACCTACCCGTTCGTGACCTCGTCGAACACGGTCGCCGCGACCGCCGCCTCCGGCTCAGGCATCGGGCCGGCGGCGATCGGCACCGTTCTCGGCATCGCCAAGGCCTACACGACGCGCGTCGGCTCCGGCCCGTTCCCGACCGAGCTCACGGACGAGACCGGCATGCTGCTCGGCGACCGCGGGCGCGAGTTCGGAACCGTCACCGGGCGGCGGCGACGCTGCGGCTGGTTCGATGCCGTGCTGGTGCGCCAGGCGGTGAAGGTGGGGGGGATCCAGGGGCTCGCGCTCACCAAGCTCGACGTGCTCGACGGACTTGCCGAGCTCAAGGTCTGCACCGGCTATCGGCTCGGAGGGGAGACGCTGAGGCACCTGCCGGCCGCTCCGGGCGCCCAGGCCGCTGTCACGCCGATCTATGAGACGATGGAGGGCTGGTCCGGCTCGACGCGCGGGGCTCGGAGCTGGGCCGAGCTTCCGGCCCAGGCGATCAAGTACGTCCGCCGCATCGAGGAGCTGGTCGAGGCGCCAGTGATTCTCCTGTCCACGAGCCCCGATCGCGACGACACGATCCTCGTGAAGGACCCCTTCGCCGGCTGA
- a CDS encoding serine/threonine-protein kinase, translated as MAGREIEIAGYLVDPGRSVPGLVGGGLAAFAARPARGEGPAGFAVRCRTHHPPRLRVIDRLPDADALPNLLVPLGHGLAGSGEEGPQRWIVYPLPPGPPLMSPGERRSPLRETDLIQNVAKPVARVLAELADRGLTHRGIRPDNLFRPVAGGPVTVGEAFALPPGFCQPAAFEPPGMAMCVPAGKGEGTLEDDLYALGVTLLALATGQWPLAGLDDRAGIRLRLERGSLAALVGNARLPASVATLLRGLLSDDPGFRPGLDEIALWPGGARARPYTARAVRKATRPFDFAGEPVLDSRSLAFAMAGRWQEGVRAVRSPALLAWLERALTDQPLAERVRELLDAEPTGVDSDGDLLLSRILAVLDPQAPLWWRGLALMPDGLGAVLAEAYATAQPSAERQRDLADMIEAQAISRYAAEHLDRPGMIEHDKIGRLVRAQARARVLGAGRERLLYQLNPGLPCLSPLVRRSGAATLPALLAALEAAAAGSPPGGGAPTPLDRHVAAFIGAAMDGSIDLLLAAAGDTGRPEEAGLATVAVFARLQRLQRGAKFPNLARWVATLAAPAVATWHSKAARARVEKALPEAAASGDFAQLLEVLDGEAARAEDRAGFAEAAATFARAAAAGVALQAEAPLRRAEAARVGGLAAQAVSLTLLGGTVLLLAGG; from the coding sequence GTGGCGGGGCGCGAGATCGAGATCGCGGGCTATCTGGTGGACCCAGGGCGGAGCGTGCCCGGGCTCGTCGGCGGCGGGCTTGCCGCCTTCGCCGCACGGCCGGCGCGCGGCGAGGGGCCCGCCGGCTTCGCCGTCCGGTGCCGGACGCACCACCCGCCGCGTCTGCGGGTGATCGACCGCCTTCCCGATGCCGATGCGCTTCCGAACCTGCTCGTGCCGCTCGGGCATGGGCTTGCGGGAAGCGGTGAGGAGGGGCCGCAGCGCTGGATCGTCTATCCGCTGCCGCCAGGCCCGCCCCTGATGAGCCCGGGCGAACGCCGCAGCCCTTTGCGCGAGACCGACCTGATCCAGAACGTCGCCAAGCCAGTGGCGCGCGTTCTTGCCGAACTCGCCGACCGTGGCCTTACCCATCGCGGCATACGGCCCGACAATCTGTTCCGCCCGGTCGCGGGCGGGCCGGTCACCGTGGGCGAGGCCTTCGCCCTGCCGCCGGGGTTCTGCCAGCCTGCCGCCTTCGAGCCGCCGGGGATGGCCATGTGCGTGCCCGCCGGCAAGGGCGAGGGGACGCTCGAGGACGATCTCTATGCGCTCGGCGTCACCCTGCTTGCGCTCGCAACCGGCCAGTGGCCGCTCGCCGGCCTCGACGACCGGGCGGGAATCCGGCTCAGGCTCGAGCGAGGCAGCCTCGCTGCGCTCGTGGGCAACGCGCGGCTTCCGGCCTCGGTCGCCACGCTGCTGCGGGGGCTCCTGTCCGATGACCCGGGCTTCAGGCCCGGGCTCGACGAGATCGCTCTCTGGCCGGGCGGCGCCCGTGCCCGTCCCTACACCGCGCGCGCCGTGCGCAAGGCCACGCGCCCGTTCGATTTCGCCGGCGAGCCGGTGCTCGACTCGCGCAGCCTCGCCTTCGCGATGGCGGGGCGTTGGCAGGAGGGCGTTCGCGCCGTCCGCTCCCCTGCCTTGCTCGCCTGGCTCGAGCGCGCGCTCACCGACCAGCCTCTCGCCGAGCGGGTGCGGGAGCTCCTCGACGCCGAGCCGACGGGCGTCGACTCTGACGGCGATCTCCTCCTTTCGCGCATCCTCGCCGTCCTCGACCCGCAGGCGCCACTCTGGTGGCGCGGCCTCGCCCTGATGCCGGATGGCCTCGGCGCAGTGCTCGCGGAGGCCTATGCCACGGCGCAGCCCTCCGCCGAGCGGCAGCGCGATCTTGCCGACATGATCGAGGCGCAGGCGATCAGCCGCTACGCCGCCGAGCATCTCGACCGGCCGGGCATGATCGAGCACGACAAGATAGGCCGGCTCGTCCGCGCCCAGGCCCGTGCCCGCGTTCTCGGCGCCGGGCGCGAGCGCCTGCTGTACCAGCTCAACCCCGGCCTGCCCTGCCTGTCGCCTCTGGTTCGCCGCAGCGGGGCCGCCACCCTGCCTGCCCTTCTCGCTGCGCTCGAGGCCGCCGCTGCCGGGTCTCCGCCCGGCGGCGGCGCACCGACCCCGCTTGACCGGCATGTGGCGGCGTTCATCGGCGCGGCGATGGACGGGTCGATCGATCTGTTGCTCGCGGCCGCGGGCGACACCGGGCGTCCTGAGGAGGCAGGGCTTGCCACCGTCGCGGTCTTCGCGCGCCTGCAGCGGCTTCAGAGGGGGGCGAAATTCCCCAATCTCGCGCGCTGGGTGGCCACACTCGCGGCGCCAGCGGTGGCGACCTGGCACTCCAAGGCGGCGCGGGCGCGCGTCGAGAAGGCGCTGCCCGAGGCGGCGGCGAGCGGCGACTTCGCCCAGCTCCTCGAGGTGCTCGACGGCGAGGCGGCGCGGGCGGAGGACCGCGCAGGCTTCGCCGAAGCGGCCGCGACCTTCGCCCGCGCGGCCGCGGCCGGCGTCGCACTCCAGGCCGAGGCGCCGTTGCGCCGCGCCGAGGCGGCGCGGGTGGGCGGGCTCGCCGCCCAGGCGGTATCGCTGACGCTGCTCGGCGGCACCGTCCTCCTCCTCGCGGGAGGCTAA
- a CDS encoding phosphoserine transaminase gives MVITAPSVRPRNPRFSSGPCAKRPGWSLAALEGALVGRSHRAKEPKARLAAVIDRSKALLGMPAEWRLGIVPASDTGAVEMALWSLLGPRKVDAIAFESFGEAWVTDIAKQLRLEHRVLRAPYGQLPDLASVDWSRDVVFTWNGTTSGVRVPNGEWIAPDREGLAICDATSAAFAMPLPWDRLDVVTWSWQKVLGGEAAHGMLALSPRAVERLLSHTPAWPLPKIFRLTSGGKLSEGIFRGETINTPSMLCVEDALDGLAWAERIGGLPALIARTEANLAAVAVWVERTPNYAFLAADPATRSPTSICLSITAPWFVALPAERQADAAKRIASLLEKEGVALDAGGYRDAPPGLRLWGGATVETSDIEAALPWLDWAAETVGVAMIEAKAAE, from the coding sequence ATGGTCATCACCGCACCCTCGGTGCGCCCCCGCAACCCGCGTTTCTCCTCGGGCCCCTGCGCCAAGCGTCCCGGCTGGTCACTTGCCGCGCTCGAGGGCGCCCTCGTCGGCCGAAGCCACCGGGCGAAGGAACCGAAGGCGCGGCTTGCCGCAGTCATCGACCGCTCGAAGGCACTCCTCGGCATGCCCGCAGAATGGCGCCTCGGCATCGTGCCGGCCTCCGACACAGGGGCCGTGGAAATGGCTCTGTGGAGCCTGCTCGGGCCACGGAAGGTGGACGCGATCGCCTTCGAGAGCTTCGGCGAAGCATGGGTGACGGATATCGCGAAGCAGTTGCGTCTCGAGCACCGCGTGCTCCGCGCCCCTTACGGCCAGCTTCCCGACCTCGCCTCGGTCGACTGGTCGCGCGACGTCGTCTTCACCTGGAACGGCACCACGTCCGGCGTGCGCGTGCCGAACGGGGAGTGGATCGCGCCTGACCGCGAAGGCCTCGCCATCTGTGACGCGACCTCCGCCGCCTTCGCGATGCCCTTGCCGTGGGACAGGCTCGATGTCGTCACCTGGTCCTGGCAGAAGGTGCTCGGCGGCGAGGCGGCGCATGGCATGCTCGCGCTGTCCCCGCGCGCGGTCGAGCGCCTGCTCTCGCACACCCCCGCCTGGCCGCTGCCGAAGATCTTCCGCCTCACCTCGGGGGGCAAGCTCAGCGAGGGAATCTTCCGAGGCGAGACGATCAACACCCCCTCGATGCTCTGTGTGGAGGACGCGCTCGACGGCCTCGCCTGGGCGGAGAGGATCGGCGGGCTGCCGGCCTTGATCGCGCGCACGGAGGCGAACCTCGCCGCCGTCGCGGTCTGGGTCGAGCGGACGCCGAACTACGCCTTCCTCGCGGCTGACCCGGCGACGCGCTCGCCGACCTCGATCTGCCTCTCGATCACCGCGCCGTGGTTCGTCGCTCTGCCTGCGGAGCGTCAGGCGGACGCGGCGAAGCGGATCGCCTCCCTACTCGAGAAGGAAGGTGTCGCGCTCGATGCCGGCGGCTATCGAGATGCGCCTCCTGGCCTGAGGCTTTGGGGCGGGGCGACCGTGGAAACCTCCGACATCGAGGCGGCCTTGCCCTGGCTTGATTGGGCGGCCGAGACGGTCGGCGTGGCGATGATTGAGGCGAAGGCAGCGGAGTGA
- a CDS encoding ATP phosphoribosyltransferase regulatory subunit: MSLHPSLLPAGFVDVLPPEAETEAAAIEAMLGVFAAHGYERVKPPLLEFEESLLAGTGAATAEQTFRLMDPVSQRMLGLRADITPQVARIAAVRLARAPRPLRLSYNGQVLRVRGSELRPVRQMAQAGVELIGADAPEADAEVIAVAAEALAALGVPAVSFDLTLPTLADELLATLSVPPEREAALRHALDRKDAAEVALLAGPLADVLDELLHAAGPADRALEALSASPLPPRARALAERLARTVAAVRARSPGLALTADPLEFRGFRYHRGVAFTVFSAALAEELGRGGGYLAGEEPATGVTLYPDAALRAAPPRPRRPRVFVPLSLAARAPLLRAEGFATVAALGPVADAAAEARRLACTHLATEDGAVPLEGV; this comes from the coding sequence TTGAGCCTTCATCCCTCGCTCCTGCCGGCCGGCTTCGTCGACGTCCTGCCCCCCGAGGCGGAGACCGAGGCGGCAGCGATCGAGGCGATGCTCGGGGTGTTCGCCGCGCACGGCTACGAGCGCGTCAAGCCGCCGCTGCTCGAGTTCGAGGAGAGCCTGCTCGCCGGCACAGGCGCGGCGACCGCCGAGCAGACCTTCCGGCTGATGGACCCGGTGAGCCAGCGCATGCTCGGCCTGCGCGCCGACATCACGCCTCAGGTCGCGCGAATCGCCGCCGTGCGGCTTGCCCGGGCGCCGCGTCCGCTTCGTCTCTCCTACAACGGCCAGGTGCTTCGGGTGCGCGGCTCGGAACTCCGGCCGGTAAGGCAGATGGCGCAGGCCGGGGTGGAGCTGATCGGCGCCGACGCTCCGGAGGCCGACGCCGAGGTGATCGCTGTGGCGGCGGAGGCGCTGGCCGCTCTCGGCGTTCCCGCCGTCAGCTTCGACCTCACCCTGCCCACGCTTGCCGACGAGCTGCTCGCCACCCTCTCCGTTCCGCCCGAGCGCGAGGCGGCGCTCCGCCATGCGCTCGACCGGAAGGACGCAGCCGAGGTCGCCCTGCTCGCCGGCCCGCTCGCCGACGTGCTCGACGAACTCCTGCACGCCGCCGGCCCGGCCGACCGGGCTCTCGAGGCGCTCTCGGCCTCGCCGCTCCCGCCCCGGGCGCGGGCACTCGCCGAGCGTCTCGCCCGGACGGTGGCAGCGGTGCGGGCGCGCTCTCCAGGGCTTGCGCTGACCGCCGATCCGCTGGAGTTCCGCGGCTTCCGCTACCATCGCGGCGTCGCGTTCACCGTGTTCTCCGCCGCTCTCGCGGAGGAGCTCGGCCGCGGCGGGGGCTATCTCGCCGGCGAGGAGCCGGCGACCGGGGTGACGCTCTACCCCGATGCCGCGCTGCGCGCCGCACCGCCGCGGCCCCGCCGGCCGCGTGTGTTCGTGCCGCTCTCGCTCGCGGCGCGCGCTCCTCTCCTGCGTGCCGAGGGCTTCGCAACCGTCGCCGCCCTCGGGCCGGTCGCCGATGCTGCCGCCGAGGCGCGCCGACTCGCCTGCACACACCTCGCCACCGAGGACGGCGCCGTCCCGCTCGAAGGAGTGTGA
- a CDS encoding methyl-accepting chemotaxis protein encodes MGKLERLRNAFGIGEENVTPLGGLGAGEAGGEEHLDRFLGAMARGEFGVEPPPGAAYGPCQRLAEALARAAAENTSAIVETAIGANELGIVAARLVAPASVVSERAAAMAAATQEMVATVSSIDQAASAAAEAAEAAEASMRSSISETRATITAIDDLARLVQRNAEEVRRLGEASKEIGGIVGAIERIAVQTRLLALNATIEAARAGEAGRGFAVVAKEVKTLAQQTAQATEDIRRRIDALLAQVASVVESMARCDQHAREGRTRMERLGDEVQVAGERIDAASRSIREIAVAVSQQSQATDEIACNITEVAAMARETSEAVAAMAGSFDKLDAALGRQLQVAASAEFPEKVIILAKADHVMWKRRLVAMATGQLKLKADELADHRSCRLGKWYYGDRSKPFRCDPAFAELEEPHRQVHAHGKEAARLFAEGRTAEALDEIAKVEAASAEVMRLLETLHRGSGRERLAA; translated from the coding sequence ATGGGCAAGCTGGAACGGCTGCGCAACGCATTCGGCATCGGCGAGGAGAACGTCACACCGCTTGGCGGCCTAGGCGCGGGCGAGGCCGGCGGAGAGGAGCATCTCGACCGCTTTCTCGGCGCGATGGCACGCGGCGAGTTCGGGGTGGAGCCGCCGCCCGGCGCCGCCTACGGCCCCTGCCAACGCCTCGCCGAAGCCCTCGCCAGGGCCGCGGCGGAGAACACCTCCGCGATCGTCGAGACGGCGATCGGGGCGAACGAGCTCGGGATCGTCGCCGCACGCCTCGTTGCGCCGGCGAGCGTCGTCAGCGAACGCGCCGCCGCCATGGCGGCCGCGACCCAGGAGATGGTGGCGACGGTCTCGAGCATCGACCAGGCCGCGAGCGCCGCAGCCGAGGCGGCGGAAGCCGCCGAAGCCTCGATGCGCTCGAGCATCAGCGAGACCCGCGCCACCATCACCGCGATCGACGATCTTGCCCGGCTCGTGCAGCGGAACGCCGAGGAAGTGCGCCGGCTGGGCGAGGCCTCGAAGGAGATCGGCGGCATCGTCGGCGCGATCGAACGGATCGCCGTCCAGACGCGCCTGCTTGCCCTCAACGCCACCATCGAGGCGGCACGCGCCGGCGAGGCGGGGCGCGGCTTCGCCGTTGTCGCCAAGGAGGTCAAGACGCTTGCCCAGCAGACGGCGCAGGCGACGGAGGACATACGCCGTCGGATCGACGCGTTGCTGGCGCAGGTCGCGTCCGTGGTGGAGAGCATGGCGCGGTGCGATCAGCACGCGCGCGAGGGCCGGACGCGGATGGAACGGCTCGGCGACGAGGTGCAGGTGGCCGGCGAGCGCATCGACGCGGCGAGCCGAAGCATCCGCGAGATCGCCGTTGCCGTGTCGCAGCAGTCGCAGGCAACCGACGAGATCGCTTGCAACATCACCGAGGTGGCGGCCATGGCCCGGGAGACATCGGAGGCCGTCGCGGCCATGGCCGGGTCGTTCGACAAGCTCGACGCTGCGCTCGGACGCCAGTTGCAGGTGGCGGCGTCGGCAGAGTTCCCGGAGAAGGTGATCATCCTCGCCAAGGCCGACCATGTGATGTGGAAGCGTCGCCTGGTCGCGATGGCGACGGGGCAGCTGAAGCTCAAGGCGGACGAGCTCGCCGACCACCGCTCCTGCCGGCTCGGCAAATGGTATTACGGCGACCGCTCGAAACCGTTCCGGTGCGATCCGGCCTTCGCCGAGCTCGAGGAGCCGCACCGGCAGGTACACGCCCATGGCAAGGAGGCTGCCCGTCTGTTCGCCGAAGGCCGGACGGCGGAGGCGCTCGACGAGATCGCGAAGGTGGAGGCGGCGTCGGCCGAGGTGATGCGGCTTCTCGAGACGCTTCACCGAGGCTCGGGACGCGAGCGCCTCGCCGCGTGA
- a CDS encoding phytanoyl-CoA dioxygenase family protein produces MPHTDTFAETNMLSRGQEIAVTVNEDEAIDLVLAPGEMSLHHVLIFHGSPPNRASYPRIGFAIRYVPPHVHQLDGTRGSATVVRGEDTTGHWEHERPPVSDLYPDAVAHHAAVVDRQLRTVLRGAGGKGKLAATVTSRHPTQRPGTDDPG; encoded by the coding sequence GTGCCGCACACAGACACCTTCGCCGAGACCAACATGCTGAGCCGCGGCCAGGAGATCGCGGTGACCGTGAACGAGGACGAGGCGATCGACCTCGTGCTCGCCCCGGGCGAGATGAGCCTGCATCACGTGCTCATCTTCCACGGCAGCCCGCCGAACCGCGCGAGCTACCCGCGCATCGGCTTCGCCATACGCTACGTGCCACCGCACGTGCACCAGCTCGACGGCACCAGGGGCAGCGCCACGGTGGTGCGCGGCGAGGACACGACCGGCCACTGGGAGCACGAGCGGCCACCCGTGTCCGACCTGTACCCCGACGCGGTGGCCCACCACGCCGCCGTGGTGGACCGGCAGCTCAGGACGGTCTTGCGGGGCGCAGGAGGCAAGGGGAAGCTCGCCGCCACGGTGACGTCACGACACCCCACCCAACGACCGGGGACGGACGACCCCGGATGA
- the serA gene encoding phosphoglycerate dehydrogenase, translating to MTTPRVLIADKLSPAAVEIFRSRGIEADVKTGLAPAELRAIIGGYDGLAVRSATKVTAELLAEAKRLRVVGRAGIGVDNIDVKAATARGVVVMNTPHGNAITTAEHAIALMFALARQIPEASASTKAGKWEKNRFMGTELFGKTLGVIGCGNIGSIVADRAIGLKMKVIAYDPFLSDARALELGVEKVDLPELFARADIITLHTPLTEATRNLIDARAIARMKKGVRIINCARGGLIVEEDLAAALRSGHVAGAALDVFETEPATDNPLFSFENVVCTPHLGASTTEAQENVALQIAEQMSDFLLTGAVANAINMPSVSAEEAPRLAPYMALCRNLGAFAGQLSVARDGGFRKVTIEYEGQAAALNHKPLTAAALSGLLGPLMEGVNMVNAPVAARERGIEVAETVHDRPSEYQTLVRISVTTDRDTRGVAGTLFAGHRPRIVEIKGIPVEADFAHHMLYVTNKDQPGFIGRFGAVLAEAGINIATLHLGRAEKGGDAICLVSVDEPVPESVLAAVRALPLVVQATPLGF from the coding sequence ATGACCACCCCCCGCGTCCTGATCGCCGATAAGCTCTCCCCCGCGGCGGTGGAGATCTTCCGCTCCCGCGGCATCGAGGCCGACGTCAAGACCGGCCTCGCGCCGGCGGAGCTTCGCGCCATCATCGGCGGCTATGACGGGCTCGCGGTCCGCTCCGCCACCAAGGTGACGGCCGAGCTTCTTGCCGAGGCGAAGCGTCTGCGCGTGGTCGGCCGCGCCGGGATCGGTGTCGACAACATCGACGTCAAAGCGGCGACGGCGCGCGGCGTCGTCGTGATGAACACGCCGCACGGCAACGCCATCACCACGGCCGAGCACGCGATCGCCCTGATGTTCGCGCTCGCGCGTCAGATCCCGGAGGCCTCCGCCTCCACCAAGGCCGGGAAGTGGGAAAAGAACCGCTTCATGGGCACCGAGCTGTTCGGCAAGACGCTCGGCGTGATCGGCTGCGGCAATATCGGCTCCATCGTGGCCGACCGGGCGATCGGGCTGAAGATGAAGGTAATCGCCTACGATCCCTTCCTGTCGGATGCGCGCGCGCTCGAGCTCGGCGTCGAGAAGGTTGACCTTCCTGAACTCTTCGCCCGAGCCGACATCATCACGCTGCACACGCCGCTGACCGAGGCCACGCGGAACCTGATCGACGCGCGGGCGATCGCGCGCATGAAGAAGGGCGTGCGCATCATCAACTGCGCCCGCGGCGGGCTGATCGTCGAGGAGGATCTCGCCGCTGCCCTCCGCTCTGGCCATGTGGCGGGTGCGGCGCTTGACGTGTTCGAGACCGAGCCCGCGACCGACAATCCGCTCTTTTCCTTCGAGAACGTCGTCTGCACGCCGCATCTCGGCGCCTCGACCACCGAGGCGCAGGAGAATGTCGCGCTGCAGATCGCCGAGCAGATGAGCGACTTCCTGCTCACCGGCGCGGTGGCGAACGCGATCAACATGCCCTCGGTCTCGGCCGAGGAAGCGCCTCGGCTTGCGCCCTACATGGCGCTCTGCCGAAACCTCGGCGCCTTCGCGGGGCAGCTCTCGGTCGCGCGCGACGGCGGCTTCCGCAAGGTGACGATCGAGTATGAGGGCCAGGCGGCGGCGCTGAACCACAAGCCGCTGACGGCCGCCGCTCTCTCCGGCCTGCTCGGCCCGCTGATGGAGGGCGTGAACATGGTGAACGCTCCCGTCGCGGCGCGCGAGCGCGGCATCGAGGTCGCCGAGACGGTGCATGACCGGCCCTCCGAGTATCAGACGCTGGTGCGCATCTCGGTCACGACCGATCGCGACACGCGCGGCGTGGCAGGCACGCTGTTCGCTGGCCACAGACCCAGGATCGTCGAGATCAAGGGCATCCCCGTCGAAGCCGACTTCGCCCACCACATGCTCTACGTGACCAACAAGGACCAGCCGGGTTTCATCGGCCGTTTCGGGGCCGTGCTCGCCGAGGCCGGAATCAACATCGCCACCCTCCATCTCGGCCGCGCCGAGAAGGGCGGCGATGCGATCTGCCTTGTTTCGGTCGACGAGCCGGTGCCTGAGAGTGTGCTCGCCGCGGTGCGTGCCCTGCCGCTCGTGGTGCAGGCGACCCCGCTCGGGTTCTGA
- a CDS encoding phytanoyl-CoA dioxygenase family protein, protein MDGRNNQKPHLLFPWIDRLIRHPRILDAVESVIGPNILCWGSQFFHKRAGDPAFVSWHQDGTYLGLSSADVVTAWLALTPSTPESGCMRVIAGNHVPWCRTQTPSPRPTC, encoded by the coding sequence TTGGACGGGCGAAACAACCAGAAGCCTCACCTGCTCTTCCCCTGGATTGACCGGCTGATCCGCCATCCGCGCATCCTCGACGCGGTCGAGAGCGTGATCGGGCCGAACATCCTCTGCTGGGGCAGCCAGTTCTTCCACAAGCGCGCGGGCGACCCGGCCTTCGTCTCCTGGCACCAGGACGGCACCTACTTGGGCCTCTCGAGCGCGGACGTGGTCACAGCCTGGCTCGCGCTCACGCCGTCGACTCCCGAGAGCGGCTGCATGCGGGTGATCGCCGGAAACCACGTGCCCTGGTGCCGCACACAGACACCTTCGCCGAGACCAACATGCTGA